In Pseudomonas sp. GCEP-101, one DNA window encodes the following:
- a CDS encoding DUF1883 domain-containing protein produces the protein MKFVHQREHLNEGDLVVIECSMTCNIRLMTDANFRSFKNGGRHAYHGGAFDRFPAKIKVPSTGNWNITIDTVTRRAISVTRKADFKYSIKFVRKSPSNYS, from the coding sequence ATGAAGTTCGTACATCAACGGGAACACCTCAACGAAGGCGACCTGGTCGTCATCGAGTGTTCCATGACCTGCAACATCCGCCTGATGACCGATGCGAACTTCCGCAGCTTCAAGAATGGCGGCCGCCATGCCTACCACGGCGGCGCCTTCGACCGCTTCCCGGCGAAGATCAAGGTGCCCAGCACCGGCAACTGGAACATCACCATCGACACCGTCACCCGTCGCGCCATCAGCGTGACGCGCAAGGCCGACTTCAAATACAGCATCAAGTTCGTGCGCAAGTCGCCGTCGAACTACAGCTGA
- a CDS encoding DUF4136 domain-containing protein, with translation MSRLILPLFCLLLAACAGSDPANISVSPAANGRQSTFFIQAVRAPGHREDLEDRFDLAVRRALEAKGYRYQERSGELRVIYAVGLDSQTGIVQRPVVTGAGVMTQTQITDQEQARLALQILDEASGAVLYQAQVARQLHDPTITQQAVDDGIARLLKDFPAHAGQ, from the coding sequence ATGTCCCGCCTGATCCTTCCCCTGTTCTGCCTGCTGCTGGCCGCCTGCGCCGGCAGCGATCCCGCCAACATCAGCGTGTCGCCCGCCGCCAACGGCCGGCAAAGCACCTTCTTCATCCAGGCCGTGCGCGCCCCTGGCCACCGCGAGGACCTGGAAGATCGCTTCGATCTCGCCGTGCGCCGCGCGCTGGAAGCCAAGGGCTACCGCTACCAGGAACGTTCAGGGGAGCTGCGGGTGATCTACGCGGTTGGCCTGGACAGCCAGACCGGCATCGTCCAGCGGCCGGTGGTGACCGGCGCCGGAGTGATGACCCAGACGCAGATCACCGACCAGGAACAGGCGCGCCTGGCGCTCCAGATTCTCGACGAGGCGAGCGGCGCGGTGCTCTACCAGGCGCAGGTGGCGCGCCAGCTGCACGATCCGACAATCACCCAGCAGGCCGTGGACGACGGCATCGCCCGCCTGCTGAAGGATTTCCCCGCGCATGCGGGGCAGTGA